The Myripristis murdjan chromosome 11, fMyrMur1.1, whole genome shotgun sequence genomic sequence TTGTCAAGGATGAGGTGGCAAAAACTAGGAAAACTAGGCCCAGATTGAAATGAACCAGAATTCTCAAACACAGCCTATTTGCAAAGCTACACACCGCTATTAGATGTCAGGAGAAGCAAAAATAATAGTGAGATGAAGGGCTTacttgtttcatgattttttctttttatacagACAACAGACAATGTAGCATTTCTCttgacttttttccctccaaataTTGACCAAATGcttgaaacaaaacaatcaataaataaaacacatttttgaaaacatgaTTTTCTATGTAGCCACTGCACCTCCTCGCCATAGACCTGAGTAAGAGTTATGTTTTAAATGGACACAAGTCTGCCTCATTTGGAATATACAGAAATGTCTTTCCTAACATGGGACAGAATTTGTTTTACATAGTAACAGATTAGAAATAGCACACTTACTCTGCTTATTGTTTGCTCTGCAGAGGACAGATTGTCAGTGCAAAATTTACATACTGCATAAGCTCTGTCTACAgatgtttatttataaatatactgtaaatatccCTTATTTTAAGCTGTGCAACCATAGAGTTTCTCCAGTGTATTTTCAGCCCTGCATTCTACATGCATGGCTGTCAACTGGTCCACTGGACCGGTTTCTTTTCTGGTTTATGAATGGGTTCGCCAGATTCCAAGACTAGCAGCAGGTCTTGTCACATTCCTGACAACTGTGAGGTTTCTCCCATCTATTAAGATCTATTCTTATCACTGAATGACATCTGGATTCTTTAGTTTGTGAAAACTCCTGTGCAGTTTCAGAAAATTACTGGAGAAGCATTTGCCACATTTATAACTTTTGTTTGTCTCTACGTGTGTCCGTAGGTGTTGGATTAATCTCTGTGTTGACTCTAAATGTTTTCCACACAACCCACAAATCTGCAGTTTatccacagtgtgtgtttgagcatgcGCCcttagtgtgtatatatagtgaAAAGACTTTCCACATGCTTTACAACAATGAGGACCAGTAGGTCTTTGCCAGGCAGACAACCgcacagattttgtttttttcatactgATGCAGTAACGATGTCTTTTCACTAGTTTTGCCTTCTTCGACATGAGTGTCTTTAAACCCGTTCCAGATCCACCGCTCTTCCTTGTGGCCTCATCCATGCTCCTTATTCCATTCTCAGATACAGTACAGTCTCCACCAGGAAGCCAGGATTTACCAGCTGGTTCCGACACTTGACTCTCCAACCCTCTATCAATCTGAGGGTCCACTGCTTCAGCTGAAGAAGTAGGAAGAGGGCGGTGCTCGCTGCTTTCCCTATTATCAATTTGCCCGCAATGGATGGCCAATGCTGAATCCTGAAGAAGGCTTTCCACACAGGCAATGGTGAATAAAGAGTTTTTGGCAAGATCCTCTTGCAGACTTTGAAGTGACTTTCCTGCTTGACCATAACATGCTTCTATCTGCTCCTCTTTGATCTGCAGATGCTCTAGGCTCGGCCACTCAGGACGTATCactaaagaaaaagaaaaatacacaattgGCTGCATGAAAACTTTTCACATGGACTATACTGGCAGTatgcagtgaaagtgaaaggtGGAAAACATGTTCCTCCTCCAGACCTGGAGAATGTTTTTCCCCTCGGCTAACCCACAGTTCCTCCTGTTCTTCTTTAACGGCAAGTGGCAGAGAGGGCTGTTGGTCCTCCTTGACCAAACTGCTGAACTCCTGCTCACACCAGGCTTCAGGGGgaacctcctcctcttcctcatagACGGAGACAGAGGGTTGATGTACGTCTACATGGGAAAGTAACACATTTGAGTAGAGAGGTGTGGAGAAAGGTAAGGACAATAAATTGCTGACACGTGGTATAAATCATGTATCTGCTGTGTGCTTACAAAACTGTAACCCAAataaaactatttatttatccCTTTTACAGAGTGGGGCTCAGTGATCTCAGTGACAAATTCTTTCTTAGAAACTGCGTTAAATATTTAGTTGCTTACTTCAACTTGTCAGCAGCTGTTCTGAataataagacaaataaaaatctgtggCTGTAGGGCTCCCTACTGCCAAAGACAGACTATGGTGCTTAATTAGTTAAAAAATCTAATAGGTAAATCTAGCGTCAGGGTAGCTTTATCAAGAGACAGCTGTGTCAGTCTGACAGCTTATTGTTGTGTGTGCAAGGTTATTAATTTCAAGTCAGAGAATCTGCTATAAAACTGTGGCATTGTGTCACACATGTATTGCGATGCTGGTGTTGCAAGCAGtagattttatttgtacttGTGCACTAACCATTAATCATTACTAACCTAACAATGGTCAAGTAATCACCCTTAGCTTGGACAGGTTAATGATCAGATCAATAATTCTGACCACCTGAATAGCATCACACATATACTAACCCGTGCCTTCTTGGATTTGCTGCTGTATTACATAACCtgtaaagaaaaagagaaaccaCCTGATTGTCACTGGTGTAAACAACAATCACTGTTTAATATAGcattcattcaaaacaactGAAAGGGTTATTTGCaagaaatattaatataaatgcacaaaaaagaaTGCCAACACATTACACCTACCATGTTGCTTATACAGGTGCACCTCGAAGTTGTGTTTCCGATGGATTATCTTGCTGCAGTTTGGACAGTGCCAATGACTTCTGCCCTGAATCCTGTCTTTGCATGTACACGGCACAATAAATTTTCCTGGAAGGGGGAAATGTAGCAAATTATATAAGTATATTAGTAGCAAAAAGAAACAGGGGAGCTTAACTTGTTCTACTGTTGAAAATAGACTTCAGCATCCAAAACTATACAAGAccattttatttcaaacaaaagaCAGTATCACTTATCTTCATTTCCTTCTGATAGTGACAAGAGAAAGAGGCTGACGGCACACTATTATGGTAGTGCACCTGCTACTGGCTTTGCACCTACAAGTCCCAGAGCACATGTTAATTTCCATGCAAATTAAACTTACCAATTCCGTTCTCAGTGTAGTGAATGGCAAATAAATAATGCTTTTTGATCAGATGCGTCTCAGTGGCCACCGTTCTTTTGAAGCAGTATGGACAGTTGCCATTAGCAGCAAATTTCAGGAAGTTTGTGCGTGACGTGAATGCACAGCACAACtctggagagaaggagaggaaagaaaggggaacgtcacaaatgtttgttttacaatgGGATTACAAGAATTATAGGTTCACTTTGTAATtaacattctgtttttttgtttaaaagacAACCTACATAGTTTGAATTGTATTGAAGTAAAGCCTTCagaggatcttttttttttttgtctggttaCACAAAACTTCTAGTTGAAAGCTCATCTTTGCTAATGTGGCCAGTGCTTATACACAAGGGG encodes the following:
- the LOC115367612 gene encoding oocyte zinc finger protein XlCOF8.4-like, with the translated sequence MYVPLLMEGRMFKIEELKVFVNERLHVAAAEILGVVEKTIADYEEQASRLKRESDRQRALLNIVLRPRLPQREAGHISTASTTSTNTATAPAVAAPVPVGVSHTRRANGSPCYSTELCCAFTSRTNFLKFAANGNCPYCFKRTVATETHLIKKHYLFAIHYTENGIGKFIVPCTCKDRIQGRSHWHCPNCSKIIHRKHNFEVHLYKQHGYVIQQQIQEGTDVHQPSVSVYEEEEEVPPEAWCEQEFSSLVKEDQQPSLPLAVKEEQEELWVSRGEKHSPVIRPEWPSLEHLQIKEEQIEACYGQAGKSLQSLQEDLAKNSLFTIACVESLLQDSALAIHCGQIDNRESSEHRPLPTSSAEAVDPQIDRGLESQVSEPAGKSWLPGGDCTVSENGIRSMDEATRKSGGSGTGLKTLMSKKAKLVKRHRYCISMKKTKSVRLSAWQRPTGPHCCKACGKSFHYIYTLRAHAQTHTVDKLQICGLCGKHLESTQRLIQHLRTHVETNKSYKCGKCFSSNFLKLHRSFHKLKNPDVIQ